From the genome of Tripterygium wilfordii isolate XIE 37 chromosome 6, ASM1340144v1, whole genome shotgun sequence:
ATCAAAACAGGTTTCGTCGTCAACGAATATTACTGTAAGCGATAATGACGATGCTTCGAAGAACAGGGTATTCGATAGTCCTCGAGAAATCAAATCGAATTCTGGGTCTTCTTCTTCATGGTCGTTTGATTCATCTTCGTCTCTGTCAATTTCAAAATCCGAATTGAAGATTGATGTTTCGAAAGACAGAAAATCAAGTTATTCAATAACTCTCAACTCTGGCATTTATTTGCTGCTTTTGAGTCTGACTTTGACAATCTTGTGGGGTAAGCTATGTGCGATTCTCTTCACTACAATTTGGCTTTACTTGCTTCCTCGCCGGCGCACAAGAGATGGGTTCAGGCCGGAGACCGTGATAACGCCGTCGACGGAGACAGAGTCTACGGAGTATAAAAAGAAGGTCATAATGGAAGGGCTACTTGAAAGGAACCACCACAACAGAGGGCGATAGAAGGCATTGAATTTCTGACGTGAAAATTCTCTTTTTCGTGTTCGATGCATCTTCGTCTTAATTGTCTGTTT
Proteins encoded in this window:
- the LOC120001046 gene encoding uncharacterized protein At5g23160-like, which codes for MMKDVSKNKFLPCFRPVVVDHVDLVLESKGAVEKDSMIKSSTLEGKKSENPMTVRPPKRKLSRAIKAVVFEMILAKRARDRRVSRENLRQSKQVSSSTNITVSDNDDASKNRVFDSPREIKSNSGSSSSWSFDSSSSLSISKSELKIDVSKDRKSSYSITLNSGIYLLLLSLTLTILWGKLCAILFTTIWLYLLPRRRTRDGFRPETVITPSTETESTEYKKKVIMEGLLERNHHNRGR